The genomic region GCGTGGTGGTTATGTACATCCCCCCCTGCCGACAGTTCGGTGCAGGACGGGTGTTGGCGAGCCGGCGCCGGCGTCAGGGTCAAGTCTTCGAGCTGGGGGGAGGTGGGGCTAACGGCGTCACTCAGTAGGGATCCTCCAATCAGCTGCTAGCTCCGCCCCCTCCCTCTGGGTCCACCCCCAGCTACTGGTGGACCTCGTTGGCAATCAGACTGTCCTCCCCTGACTGAAAATCCGCCTCGTTGATGCCGCCCCCCCCGTTGAGCATCTCCTCGTCctcgccgccgccgccgccgccgccaccgCCGCCTGGCTCGTCCAGGGTCGGGTCCTGGAGAACCTGGGCGATGtacatctgctgctgctgctgctgctgcggctgctgctgGGGGGCAGagagggacacacaaacacacacacacccgggTTAGACACAGACCACATCACACATCACAGGCTGAAAGACGTTATTAAACCTTCAGTCTCACAGGGTGTAAGGAGCACTTACCTGAGATTTGATGGTGGGGGAGGACGAGGGACGAACCGGACGTCCATTCTCCACAGTGTCCACTTCGTTCTCCTTGGTGTCGatctgagacagagacagacagagacagacagagacagacagagagacaaacagagagagagagagagagagagagagagagagagagagaccgtgAGACCGGGAACTGAACAGCAGCACTAAAGTTTCTTTAATTACCCGTGTGTGTACCTTCAAAAACCCTTTGAGTGAACAGATAAAATGACCCTGCCCGGGgaccccgtctggagccaggctcAGATGGAGGGCCCGGGGACCCCGTCTGGAGCAAGGCTCATACGTCCACAGAGCCCGGCCGGGCACAGCCAGAAGAGACTACGTGGTGCCTCTCTCCAGCCcatgagcccccccccccccccgtgggaggaaccgctggggtcgggaGCGCTGCCAGATGGGTGgcagtaaataaatgtaaatataaatgtgtgtatttatatatcttttccagtcttaacaactgttcaaagcgcttttacatctacaggaaacattcaccattcacacacattcatacactgtggccggggctgccgtacaaggtgacacctgctcatcagatacacactcacacacatctacacacctgctcatcagatacacactcacacacatctacacacctgctcatcagataaacattcacacacattcacactccgatgcgcagcaccgggggcaactcggggttcagtgccttgcccaaggacacttcgacatgactgcaggggcggggatcgaaccactaaccttccgattggcaggcaaccgctctaacactgagccacagccgctcAGTGGTAGAGGTCGCCCACCGCCCCGGGCggtgaaggtcaggggcctcgatgGACCAGACCCCAGCAGCAgaggctctggggacgtggaacgtcacctatctgtgggggaaggagccaaaacttgtgcgggaggtggagcgctaccagttagatctggtggggcttacctttacgcacagtctcggttctggaaccatactcctggataggggttggactctgtcctactccggagttgcccagggtgtgaggcgccgggcgggtgtggggatactcacaagtccccggctgagcgccgctgcgttggagtttaccccggtggacgagagggttgCCTcgctacgcctgcgggtgatgggggggaaaactctgactgttgtttgtgcatatgcgccaaacaagagttcggagtattcggccttcttggagaccttgaatggagtcctgtatggggctccagtaggggactccatagttctgctgggggacttcaacgcacacgtgggcgatgatggagatacttggacctggcctccctgatctgaatcAGAGTGGCTGTCTGTTGTTGGACATCTGTGCTAGTCATAGATTGTCCATTACAAACACTGCGTtcgtaccagagcaccctagggtgcacataagtgtacgtggtaccagagcaccctggGCAGATGGTCAGTgattgattttataatcgtttcatctgatttgaggccgtatgttttggacagtCGGGTGAAAAGAGGGACGGAGCTGTCatctgatcaccatctggtggtgagttgggtcccggggatgggggaggactctggacagacctggtaagcccaaacgggtagtgcgggtaaattgggaacgtcgggaggaggcccctgtccgacagactttcaactcacacctgcAGTGAAGCTTTACGTGTATCCCTGGGGAGGCTGGGGTTCCCTCTGGGGGCTGGGGGTCCCTATGGAGGccgggggcattgaacctgagtggacaatgtccAACCcacggtaacccacgaacaccctggtggacagcggtggtcagggaagccgtccgacagaaggaggagtctttccgggatatgt from Etheostoma cragini isolate CJK2018 unplaced genomic scaffold, CSU_Ecrag_1.0 ScbMSFa_1543, whole genome shotgun sequence harbors:
- the tmem63bb gene encoding transmembrane protein 63Bb isoform X4; translated protein: MYMLLKHLVDRYNMYYAYLPSKLDKKIHSAAVTQVVAAPILCLFWLLFFSTVRTGFETPTSMFTLVVLVVTIVVCLSHVCFGHFKYLSAHNYKIDTKENEVDTVENGRPVRPSSSPTIKSQPQQQPQQQQQQQMYIAQVLQDPTLDEPGGGGGGGGGGEDEEMLNGGGGINEADFQSGEDSLIANEVHQ
- the tmem63bb gene encoding transmembrane protein 63Bb isoform X6, which produces MYMLLKHLVDRYNMYYAYLPSKLDKKIHSAAVTQVVAAPILCLFWLLFFSTVRTGFETPTSMFTLVVLVVTIVVCLSHVCFGHFKYLSAHNYKIDTKENEVDTVENGRPVRPSSSPTIKSQQQPQQQQQQQMYIAQVLQDPTLDEPGGGGGGGGGGEDEEMLNGGGGINEADFQSGEDSLIANEVHQ
- the tmem63bb gene encoding transmembrane protein 63Bb isoform X8, with the protein product MYMLLKHLVDRYNMYYAYLPSKLDKKIHSAAVTQVVAAPILCLFWLLFFSTVRTGFETPTSMFTLVVLVVTIVVCLSHVCFGHFKYLSAHNYKIDTKENEVDTVENGRPVRPSSSPTIKSQQPQQQQQQQMYIAQVLQDPTLDEPGGGGGGGGGGEDEEMLNGGGGINEADFQSGEDSLIANEVHQ
- the tmem63bb gene encoding transmembrane protein 63Bb isoform X10 translates to MYMLLKHLVDRYNMYYAYLPSKLDKKIHSAAVTQVVAAPILCLFWLLFFSTVRTGFETPTSMFTLVVLVVTIVVCLSHVCFGHFKYLSAHNYKIDTKENEVDTVENGRPVRPSSSPTIKSQPQQQQQQQMYIAQVLQDPTLDEPGGGGGGGGGGEDEEMLNGGGGINEADFQSGEDSLIANEVHQ
- the tmem63bb gene encoding transmembrane protein 63Bb isoform X1, producing the protein MYMLLKHLVDRYNMYYAYLPSKLDKKIHSAAVTQVVAAPILCLFWLLFFSTVRTGFETPTSMFTLVVLVVTIVVCLSHVCFGHFKYLSAHNYKVHTRIDTKENEVDTVENGRPVRPSSSPTIKSQPQQQPQQQQQQQMYIAQVLQDPTLDEPGGGGGGGGGGEDEEMLNGGGGINEADFQSGEDSLIANEVHQ